The following coding sequences are from one Paenibacillus tundrae window:
- a CDS encoding DEAD/DEAH box helicase translates to MSKQQFSEFQLGEEILRALDSLGYETATEVQSKVIPVALENKDLVVKSQTGSGKTAAYGIPLCEQVDWNENKPQALILTPTRELALQVTEDITNIGRFKRIKATALYGQSPFHVQKAELKQRTHVAVGTPGRVLDHIERGTLPLDRIAYLVIDEADEMLNMGFIETVGAIIQALPQERVTMLFSATFPEDVANLSRKYMKGPVEIEIKASGLTTATIEHAVIHTSEVNKTALLQDLFIVENPDSCIVFCRTQENVDKLFRVMADLDYPADRIHGGMEQDERIEVMNAFRRGQFRYLVATDVAARGIDITNITHVINYDIPLEKESYVHRTGRTGRAGQTGKAFTFITPKDGRRLAEIESYIGFEIPVIKAPSEDAVDRRREEFEKRLKIVPERKKDKREQLNQQIMKLNFNGGKKKKLRAVDFVGTIAKLEGVGADDIGIITIQDNVTDVEILNGKGPLVLEMMQNTTIKKMQLKVRKGKK, encoded by the coding sequence ATGAGCAAGCAACAATTTAGTGAGTTTCAGCTTGGAGAAGAAATTTTACGAGCACTGGACAGTCTGGGCTATGAGACAGCAACTGAGGTTCAGTCCAAAGTCATTCCAGTCGCCCTAGAGAATAAAGATCTGGTCGTCAAATCACAGACAGGTAGTGGTAAAACGGCTGCATACGGCATCCCGCTCTGTGAACAGGTCGATTGGAACGAGAATAAACCGCAAGCGTTGATTCTAACCCCTACCCGCGAGCTGGCATTGCAGGTTACCGAAGACATTACCAACATCGGCCGTTTCAAACGCATCAAGGCAACCGCACTATACGGACAATCGCCTTTTCATGTCCAGAAGGCTGAGTTAAAACAACGAACTCATGTCGCTGTAGGTACGCCTGGTCGGGTGTTGGACCATATCGAACGCGGAACACTGCCACTGGATCGAATCGCCTATCTGGTCATTGATGAAGCCGATGAGATGTTGAATATGGGCTTCATTGAGACGGTGGGGGCTATTATTCAGGCATTGCCTCAGGAACGTGTAACGATGCTCTTCTCCGCGACCTTCCCAGAAGATGTAGCCAATCTATCCCGTAAATACATGAAGGGCCCGGTGGAGATTGAGATCAAGGCAAGCGGACTGACAACTGCCACGATTGAACATGCGGTTATTCATACTTCTGAAGTGAACAAAACGGCGCTGTTGCAAGACTTATTCATCGTGGAGAACCCGGATAGCTGTATCGTATTCTGCCGCACGCAGGAGAATGTAGACAAGCTGTTCCGCGTGATGGCTGACCTCGACTATCCAGCAGATCGCATCCATGGCGGCATGGAGCAGGACGAGCGAATTGAGGTCATGAATGCCTTCCGACGTGGACAATTCCGTTATTTAGTTGCGACGGATGTAGCTGCTCGGGGTATCGACATTACCAATATCACACATGTAATCAACTACGATATTCCGCTCGAAAAGGAAAGCTATGTTCACCGTACAGGCCGTACTGGGCGTGCAGGTCAGACGGGTAAAGCCTTTACCTTCATCACGCCGAAGGATGGCAGACGCCTTGCTGAGATTGAATCCTATATCGGATTCGAGATCCCGGTGATTAAGGCTCCATCTGAAGATGCGGTAGATCGCCGCAGAGAAGAATTCGAGAAGCGGCTTAAGATTGTACCTGAGCGCAAAAAGGACAAACGCGAACAATTGAATCAGCAGATTATGAAGCTGAACTTCAATGGGGGCAAGAAGAAGAAACTTCGTGCTGTTGACTTCGTCGGAACCATCGCCAAGCTTGAAGGCGTGGGTGCAGACGATATTGGCATCATTACCATTCAGGATAACGTAACAGATGTGGAGATTCTGAACGGCAAAGGGCCACTTGTGCTTGAAATGATGCAAAATACAACGATCAAAAAGATGCAGCTCAAGGTTCGTAAGGGCAAGAAGTAA
- a CDS encoding family 43 glycosylhydrolase, whose amino-acid sequence MGKRQAVWCLVLALTFTLFGLHPERTSAASVTITNGTDWLDTADNPIHANSGNILQVGSTYYLYGEHAVGGKFDSVNVYTSTDLKNWTFSNAILTKDSATELASSKIERPKVIYNAATSQYVLWAHYENGTDYNLGRVAVATSSTPNGKFSYEGSFRPLDYESRDMTVFVDTDGTGYLVTASRKNGGANDTMAIFKMNASYTGIQSFEGWLFENAYREAPAVVKKGNRYYLFTSQAAGWYPNQGAYATATSMTGPWTSLTPYGNPSAFGSQIHDIATITGSSTTSYIYMADRWNPMNLGEHKHIWLPLTLNDSNGTASLEWYTTWNIDAATGTVTPPALVNHAQGKTATASSTASGSSASNVNDGNYQTSWVASSNSWPAWWQVDFGAPKTITEIDTSWFMYKGSEGYYKYKIEISNDGINYASLDRTNNLTYGFTTDAVHFTARYVRINMVNAVLWNNPGNWYTPTLHEVKMLGPATPETTGYSRSVHTTIRTDISVMRIIQLVWMPTSYRYWTPSSVLYLALLAPQESRWSPSTSLATS is encoded by the coding sequence ATGGGTAAAAGGCAAGCTGTCTGGTGTCTAGTCTTAGCACTCACGTTCACCCTGTTTGGTCTTCATCCAGAACGAACAAGTGCAGCAAGTGTCACGATAACCAACGGAACCGACTGGCTGGATACGGCGGACAATCCCATCCATGCCAACAGCGGCAACATTCTGCAGGTAGGCTCGACGTATTATCTGTATGGTGAACATGCAGTAGGCGGCAAGTTCGACAGTGTTAACGTCTACACCTCCACGGATCTGAAGAATTGGACATTTAGCAATGCGATCCTGACGAAGGATTCTGCAACGGAATTGGCATCCAGCAAAATCGAACGTCCCAAAGTCATCTATAACGCCGCCACCTCCCAATATGTGCTATGGGCACATTATGAGAACGGAACGGATTACAACCTTGGGCGTGTAGCGGTAGCGACAAGTAGTACACCGAATGGAAAATTTTCGTATGAGGGCAGTTTCCGCCCACTCGATTATGAATCCCGTGACATGACCGTATTCGTAGATACGGATGGCACAGGTTATCTGGTTACTGCTTCCCGTAAGAATGGCGGGGCTAATGATACGATGGCCATTTTCAAAATGAATGCGAGCTACACCGGAATTCAATCCTTCGAAGGCTGGCTATTCGAGAATGCCTATCGCGAGGCACCTGCCGTTGTGAAAAAAGGAAACCGTTATTACCTCTTCACCTCCCAAGCCGCGGGCTGGTATCCGAATCAAGGAGCTTACGCCACAGCGACGTCTATGACAGGGCCATGGACTTCCCTTACACCATATGGCAATCCATCGGCCTTCGGCTCGCAGATCCATGATATCGCCACAATTACAGGCAGCAGTACAACATCGTATATCTATATGGCAGACCGCTGGAATCCAATGAACCTCGGAGAACACAAGCATATCTGGCTGCCGCTAACCTTGAATGATTCGAACGGAACGGCATCGCTGGAGTGGTACACCACATGGAACATTGATGCAGCTACAGGCACAGTAACCCCACCCGCTCTGGTCAATCATGCTCAAGGCAAAACGGCTACTGCCAGTTCGACAGCCTCCGGTTCATCTGCATCCAACGTCAATGACGGTAACTACCAGACTTCATGGGTAGCTTCATCCAACAGTTGGCCGGCGTGGTGGCAGGTGGATTTCGGCGCTCCGAAGACCATCACGGAGATCGACACGTCTTGGTTTATGTATAAAGGCTCTGAAGGGTATTACAAATATAAAATCGAGATCAGTAACGATGGTATTAATTATGCTTCACTAGATCGCACCAACAACCTGACCTATGGTTTCACGACTGATGCGGTGCATTTCACTGCTCGTTATGTACGAATTAATATGGTGAATGCCGTCTTATGGAACAATCCTGGCAACTGGTATACGCCAACCTTACACGAGGTCAAAATGTTGGGACCTGCTACCCCTGAAACCACCGGGTACAGCCGTTCAGTTCACACAACTATCCGGACCGATATATCCGTCATGCGAATTATACAGCTCGTGTGGATGCCAACGTCTTACCGGTACTGGACTCCCAGTTCCGTGTTATACCTGGCCTTGCTAGCTCCACAGGAATCTCGCTGGAGTCCGTCAACTTCCCTGGCTACTTCTTAA
- a CDS encoding AbfB domain-containing protein, with the protein MDANVLPVLDSQFRVIPGLASSTGISLESVNFPGYFLKRNASNKIVLEAYTNTAAYKGDATFLSSPGWADNSKVSLQSYSQPGYYIRHYDYVLQLDAINASSSSTVKSDATFTRTNF; encoded by the coding sequence GTGGATGCCAACGTCTTACCGGTACTGGACTCCCAGTTCCGTGTTATACCTGGCCTTGCTAGCTCCACAGGAATCTCGCTGGAGTCCGTCAACTTCCCTGGCTACTTCTTAAAGCGTAATGCCAGCAACAAAATTGTGCTTGAAGCTTATACCAATACCGCCGCCTATAAGGGAGATGCCACGTTCCTAAGCAGCCCCGGCTGGGCGGATAACAGCAAAGTGTCGTTACAATCCTACAGTCAGCCCGGATATTACATCCGGCACTATGATTATGTACTGCAACTCGATGCCATCAATGCATCCAGCAGTTCCACCGTGAAGAGTGATGCCACGTTTACCCGCACGAACTTCTAG
- a CDS encoding GNAT family N-acetyltransferase, translating into MSTYQVIPMIYHSKEQIEAIISLEQQCKQLDSEHLKADLDHISKKDGDHALLCYRDSELVGLLSWYASDAETGSINAILHPEHRRQGVFSSLLKQAILDMTPQGIHQLSYRIPQGLSPGIHTAESLGAVYDRAEYVMQLVTEISPMDELPKLTLRVAEAQDWDFMITCSSQAFGDSESWTREYFMQTNEPNRVTYIAYQAQQPVGLVRVNSINATTAFIHNFCILPAYQGRKLGRAVLTILSDLLKKQEYTDIRLSVVTENERALNLYRSVGFEVNTEYHYYRGSLL; encoded by the coding sequence ATGTCAACCTATCAAGTCATTCCGATGATCTATCATTCCAAGGAACAGATTGAGGCAATTATCTCGCTCGAACAACAATGTAAACAACTGGATTCCGAACATCTTAAGGCAGATCTTGATCATATCAGCAAAAAAGACGGAGACCACGCGCTCCTCTGTTATCGCGACAGCGAATTGGTTGGACTCCTCAGTTGGTATGCTTCAGACGCTGAGACCGGAAGTATAAATGCCATCTTACATCCAGAGCATCGTCGCCAAGGTGTGTTCTCTAGCTTACTGAAGCAAGCCATTCTCGACATGACACCACAGGGTATACATCAGCTCAGCTACCGTATTCCTCAGGGTTTATCTCCAGGAATCCACACGGCTGAATCACTCGGAGCAGTGTATGATCGTGCGGAGTACGTCATGCAGCTTGTGACTGAGATCTCTCCTATGGATGAGCTGCCCAAACTTACTTTGCGTGTAGCAGAAGCTCAAGATTGGGATTTTATGATCACCTGCTCATCCCAAGCCTTCGGTGATTCAGAGAGCTGGACTCGTGAATATTTTATGCAAACGAATGAACCTAACCGAGTAACCTATATCGCTTATCAGGCTCAACAACCTGTAGGATTGGTAAGGGTCAACTCCATCAATGCCACAACTGCATTTATTCATAACTTCTGTATCTTACCTGCTTATCAGGGTCGAAAGCTGGGACGTGCTGTGCTTACCATTCTGTCCGATCTCTTGAAGAAGCAAGAGTATACGGACATTCGACTGTCTGTTGTTACGGAGAATGAGCGCGCTTTGAATCTGTATCGAAGTGTTGGTTTTGAAGTGAATACCGAGTATCACTATTATAGGGGCAGCTTGCTATAG
- a CDS encoding helix-turn-helix transcriptional regulator, with the protein MNNRKLAIMRLMDSRRKFTARELAERFQVSIRTIQRDLDALQSMGFPLYTEVGVQGGYQVLPNRLLPPLQLNQNEALGLFLMLEYLEKVPDFPYGSVREHLAEQYFSSLPQDVQDLVMRMREHITFLQPHASTHAQPMTTTMLDAAVEKRGVTFQYSSRNGQKTVEVFPIGIYYDRGYWYMPARHKERVLLYRVDRMSDLQITDGTDESIPNLHDWLRTEDERERVEVVLHFTDAGVRQASSDVVFKSVQDKEWKGAIPVDELPYTARGLLAYGPEVKVVAPVELKQMVRSMLEKSLKQYL; encoded by the coding sequence ATGAATAATCGCAAACTTGCCATCATGAGACTAATGGATTCTAGGCGGAAATTTACGGCTCGCGAGCTGGCTGAGCGGTTCCAAGTATCTATTCGTACGATTCAACGTGACCTGGATGCGTTGCAGTCGATGGGCTTTCCTCTATATACGGAGGTAGGTGTACAAGGAGGGTACCAGGTTTTACCAAATCGCTTGTTGCCACCCCTCCAGCTCAATCAGAACGAGGCATTAGGTTTATTTCTAATGCTTGAATATTTGGAGAAAGTACCAGACTTTCCTTATGGATCGGTGCGAGAACATCTGGCAGAGCAGTACTTTTCGAGTCTGCCGCAGGATGTACAGGATCTCGTGATGCGAATGAGAGAACATATTACCTTTCTTCAGCCACATGCATCGACGCATGCTCAGCCAATGACAACTACAATGTTGGACGCAGCGGTGGAGAAGAGAGGTGTTACCTTCCAGTATTCTTCCCGTAATGGACAGAAAACAGTAGAGGTCTTTCCAATCGGCATTTATTATGATCGTGGGTACTGGTACATGCCTGCACGCCATAAGGAGAGAGTGCTGCTATATCGTGTGGATCGCATGAGTGATCTTCAGATTACGGATGGAACGGATGAATCTATCCCGAACCTGCATGATTGGCTGCGTACGGAGGATGAACGTGAACGTGTGGAGGTCGTGCTACATTTCACTGATGCGGGTGTAAGGCAAGCTTCGTCTGATGTCGTATTTAAGTCTGTGCAGGATAAGGAATGGAAAGGTGCGATTCCCGTAGATGAGCTGCCATATACAGCGCGTGGGTTGCTGGCGTATGGACCAGAAGTGAAGGTTGTGGCTCCAGTAGAATTGAAGCAAATGGTACGAAGTATGCTGGAGAAAAGTCTAAAGCAATATCTGTGA
- a CDS encoding dihydrofolate reductase family protein, which produces MSDTKVILYVAMSMDGYIARPDGSVDWLMDVEGDGGDNGYAAFYQDIGSVVMGRDTYEVVLTLAEDFMYADRPTYVMSRSKQPPAPHVEFTDEPVEQLITRLKASTTGHIWIVGGGKLVQSVLEQHLLDEIEVAIIPKILGEGIPLFPKGTVPSLWKTIETKTLGQIIAIRYEAEQL; this is translated from the coding sequence ATGTCAGATACTAAGGTTATCTTGTATGTTGCAATGAGTATGGATGGATATATCGCAAGACCAGATGGTTCTGTAGATTGGCTGATGGATGTGGAGGGAGATGGAGGTGACAACGGATACGCAGCATTTTATCAAGACATCGGTTCCGTTGTCATGGGACGTGACACCTATGAGGTGGTGCTCACGCTAGCTGAGGATTTTATGTATGCTGATCGTCCAACATATGTCATGTCCCGTTCCAAGCAGCCGCCAGCTCCACACGTTGAATTTACAGATGAGCCAGTGGAACAGTTAATTACTCGACTTAAGGCTTCTACAACAGGGCATATATGGATTGTTGGCGGTGGGAAGCTAGTTCAATCGGTGCTGGAGCAGCATCTATTGGATGAGATCGAAGTCGCGATTATTCCGAAAATTCTGGGTGAAGGCATTCCGTTATTCCCCAAAGGCACGGTACCGAGTCTGTGGAAGACCATCGAGACGAAGACACTCGGGCAGATCATTGCAATCCGCTATGAGGCAGAACAATTATAG
- a CDS encoding GDSL-type esterase/lipase family protein gives MMENNKLKHYALPDVAQLKVHGRTTESRSPLTLFWTGSAVELNVTGTELWIEVDSKYDVCEPWISVLINDVVVSRQMLVHGRYWVCIFRGMNESVTKNVRIVKDTQAMSGDPGCVLQIHALKSDGAFQLVEDRPYKVEFIGDSITSGEGAIGAQAEEDWIPMWFSAIQNYTAMTAEALHADYRVISQSGWGVMTSWDNNPSANIPQYYDQVCGLLTGEMNEALGAHNPHDFNAWQPDVVVVNLGSNDGGAFQTPEWTDPNTGVTYKQRLNADGTYHEEDVAKFEQAAYQFLIQLRKNNTKAHIVWAYGMLGFPMMPAIYRAVDIYMKETGDRSVSVIQLPNTTSETVGARTHPGMLSHKRAAETLTEHLRGILQHHS, from the coding sequence ATAATGGAAAACAATAAGTTAAAGCACTATGCATTACCCGATGTTGCTCAGTTGAAGGTTCATGGGAGAACGACGGAGAGCAGGTCGCCGCTAACGTTGTTTTGGACAGGTAGCGCAGTGGAGCTGAATGTGACCGGGACAGAGCTATGGATAGAGGTTGATTCCAAATATGATGTATGTGAACCATGGATCAGTGTTCTAATTAACGACGTAGTGGTAAGCCGCCAGATGCTGGTGCATGGAAGGTACTGGGTGTGTATTTTCAGAGGAATGAACGAAAGCGTTACCAAAAACGTCCGAATCGTAAAAGACACCCAAGCCATGAGTGGGGATCCTGGATGCGTATTACAGATTCATGCGCTGAAATCGGATGGTGCATTCCAGTTGGTGGAGGATAGACCTTATAAAGTGGAGTTTATTGGGGATAGTATCACATCAGGCGAAGGTGCCATCGGCGCTCAGGCTGAGGAAGATTGGATTCCGATGTGGTTCAGCGCGATTCAAAATTATACGGCCATGACAGCAGAGGCTCTTCACGCAGATTATCGCGTCATCTCGCAGAGCGGCTGGGGCGTTATGACGAGCTGGGACAACAATCCGAGCGCCAACATTCCACAGTACTATGATCAGGTGTGCGGTCTATTAACGGGGGAGATGAACGAAGCACTGGGGGCGCATAACCCGCATGACTTCAATGCATGGCAGCCGGATGTGGTGGTCGTGAATTTAGGCAGCAATGATGGCGGTGCCTTCCAGACACCAGAGTGGACAGATCCGAACACAGGGGTCACGTATAAACAACGATTGAATGCCGATGGGACGTACCATGAAGAAGACGTGGCTAAGTTCGAGCAAGCAGCATACCAATTCTTAATTCAGTTGCGGAAAAATAACACTAAGGCACACATCGTCTGGGCGTACGGCATGCTTGGATTTCCGATGATGCCTGCTATATATCGCGCGGTGGATATCTACATGAAGGAAACGGGCGACCGAAGTGTGTCGGTCATTCAACTGCCGAATACAACGAGTGAGACGGTAGGTGCCAGAACTCATCCGGGGATGTTATCCCATAAGCGGGCAGCTGAAACCTTAACGGAGCATCTGAGAGGCATACTGCAGCACCATTCCTAG
- a CDS encoding response regulator, with protein MTLSILIVDDDIVSRSMLQDIIEECGAGELVGTAEGGIEGEQMIINLRPDVVLIDLLMPDQDGIETVARLKALGFAGKFIMISQVDNKEMVGAAYQQGIEFFIHKPINRVEVEHVLKRVNEQWKYERYVLEIQQSLTKFNIVETPPIAKGRTVRDISRVILMDLGILGESGSKDVIALMEYVIEQKQAVEWPSLKEMYEAVAQTYKPTAKEVEKESKAMEQRIRRTVNAALTNMASIGLTDYSNHKFEHYAPLYFDFQDVRMKMRAMEEDQPGDKGKVNIKKFLHVFYMETVEKLNGG; from the coding sequence ATGACGCTTTCTATTCTGATCGTTGATGATGATATCGTAAGCAGAAGTATGTTACAGGATATTATTGAGGAATGTGGAGCAGGTGAACTGGTAGGCACGGCAGAGGGGGGCATCGAAGGGGAGCAGATGATCATAAATCTGAGACCCGATGTTGTGCTTATTGATCTGCTAATGCCTGATCAGGATGGCATTGAGACCGTTGCAAGGCTCAAGGCACTTGGCTTCGCAGGTAAGTTTATTATGATCTCACAGGTAGATAACAAAGAAATGGTAGGTGCAGCTTACCAGCAAGGGATTGAGTTCTTCATCCACAAGCCCATTAATCGTGTGGAAGTCGAGCATGTGCTCAAAAGGGTGAATGAGCAGTGGAAATATGAGCGTTATGTGCTTGAGATCCAGCAGTCTCTCACCAAATTTAATATTGTGGAGACACCCCCTATCGCGAAAGGACGCACTGTTCGTGATATATCGAGAGTCATACTGATGGATCTAGGTATTCTGGGTGAGAGTGGCAGCAAGGATGTTATCGCATTGATGGAATATGTCATTGAACAGAAACAGGCTGTAGAGTGGCCCTCACTCAAGGAAATGTACGAAGCTGTTGCCCAGACGTATAAGCCGACAGCCAAAGAGGTGGAGAAAGAAAGCAAGGCTATGGAACAGCGCATCCGGCGAACGGTTAATGCGGCGTTGACGAATATGGCTTCGATCGGTCTGACCGATTATAGCAATCACAAGTTTGAGCACTATGCACCGCTCTACTTTGACTTTCAGGATGTTCGGATGAAGATGCGGGCGATGGAAGAGGATCAGCCTGGTGATAAAGGTAAGGTCAACATTAAGAAGTTCCTGCATGTGTTCTACATGGAGACGGTTGAGAAATTAAATGGCGGCTGA
- a CDS encoding sensor histidine kinase gives MRNWVRNENVQMTAIALATAIGAQFKINPFREDYFRIGLGVSIFLFLLMIMPHLSYVKTGILTGLANLIFQSVDLLSHVSTMPILESMRDNVGAGMYYVVFAYGLSKIKHRFHEFQPLVLGGMITIMDFSSNLTELLLRGIFNGTNIFYMKEWLYLLIVGALRSYFVIGLYNSFAVRQMRLLHAEQEKRMEQMMSVNSGLYGEAFYLKKAMNTIEGITADSYELYRDLRENEMNEYSQRTLGIAQQIHEVKKDSQRILAGLLKVYDSEKAVHLQLSEMLHFAAKGNRKYAEMLNKQIMIEKQQQFDCESPYCIPLLTVMNNLVANAVESIETQGTIQIHVYEQEMDVVFEVTDSGKGIPESKRQIIFEPGYTTKYNEVGIAATGIGLSHVRDIVQSLEGTITVGVPQSGTGSKFVVCIPKVSLVKEAGVDDAFYSDR, from the coding sequence ATGCGTAACTGGGTCAGAAATGAAAACGTGCAAATGACGGCCATCGCCTTGGCTACTGCTATTGGTGCACAATTCAAGATTAATCCTTTTCGGGAAGACTATTTTCGCATCGGTTTAGGTGTCAGCATTTTTTTATTTTTGCTGATGATAATGCCCCACTTATCTTATGTGAAGACAGGAATCCTGACAGGTCTTGCTAATCTGATCTTTCAATCTGTAGATCTGCTGAGCCATGTCAGTACGATGCCGATCTTAGAAAGTATGCGTGATAATGTAGGCGCAGGCATGTACTACGTTGTATTCGCTTATGGCTTAAGTAAGATTAAACATAGATTTCATGAGTTCCAGCCACTGGTTCTAGGTGGAATGATTACGATCATGGACTTCTCTTCCAATCTGACGGAGCTTCTGCTGCGCGGGATATTTAACGGTACGAACATTTTTTATATGAAGGAATGGTTGTATTTGTTGATTGTTGGAGCTCTGCGAAGCTACTTCGTTATTGGGTTATATAACAGCTTCGCGGTAAGGCAGATGCGGCTTCTTCATGCTGAACAGGAGAAGCGGATGGAACAGATGATGAGTGTGAACTCAGGGTTATATGGTGAAGCCTTCTATCTGAAGAAGGCGATGAATACTATCGAAGGCATTACGGCGGATAGTTATGAGCTGTATCGGGATCTGCGAGAAAATGAGATGAATGAATATAGTCAACGGACGCTGGGCATCGCACAGCAGATCCATGAGGTGAAGAAGGATTCTCAGCGTATTTTGGCAGGTCTGCTCAAGGTGTATGATAGTGAAAAGGCAGTTCATCTTCAATTATCCGAAATGCTGCACTTCGCTGCCAAGGGCAATCGGAAATATGCGGAGATGTTGAATAAACAGATTATGATTGAGAAGCAACAGCAATTCGATTGTGAATCTCCATATTGTATTCCTCTACTCACCGTGATGAACAACCTGGTTGCGAATGCAGTAGAGTCGATTGAGACGCAAGGAACCATTCAGATTCATGTGTACGAACAGGAGATGGATGTGGTTTTTGAGGTTACGGACTCAGGCAAAGGAATTCCAGAATCAAAGCGGCAGATTATTTTTGAACCGGGGTATACGACCAAATACAATGAGGTAGGGATTGCTGCAACAGGCATCGGTCTATCTCATGTGCGTGATATTGTGCAATCCTTGGAAGGTACGATTACGGTAGGAGTGCCTCAAAGTGGTACGGGCTCTAAATTTGTCGTGTGCATTCCAAAAGTGAGTTTGGTAAAGGAGGCCGGGGTCGATGACGCTTTCTATTCTGATCGTTGA
- a CDS encoding response regulator — MKVILVDDERLALIGLKKILEKEVSGVEVLATYSDPTEVMTGVMIQRPDVVFLDIHMPEIDGLELGRKIQQAAPDIEIIFVTSHDQYAVHAFDLQALDYVMKPIKKDRFQQTLSRVRERLNLKREQKGRDTNTPLICCFNQIQFKMPGQEAQTAKWRTSKAQELFAYLLHHRNQIIHRSTLLELLWPELEEDKTVHQLYTAMYHVRQTLKAYHMDMVTIQSGHLEAGYRLELGEVQLDSERWEQEVKQWKSVDSSTVDAYEHVLGLYKGTYLGNYEYMWAEPERERLRYLWLFHMRQLIHYYQQQELHEKVIENTRRIQQLLPDEEESYFILMKLYDELNNDYGVEEQYRLLTTRMEQDLEIPVSQNIREWYQDWKQGLTKIRK; from the coding sequence GTGAAGGTCATATTAGTTGACGATGAACGTTTAGCATTGATCGGTCTTAAGAAAATACTAGAGAAAGAAGTCAGTGGGGTTGAAGTTCTGGCTACCTACTCTGATCCAACAGAGGTAATGACGGGGGTCATGATACAGCGTCCTGATGTGGTGTTTCTGGATATTCACATGCCGGAGATTGATGGGCTAGAGCTGGGCAGGAAGATTCAACAGGCAGCACCTGATATCGAGATTATTTTTGTGACCAGTCATGATCAATATGCTGTGCATGCATTCGATTTACAAGCCTTAGACTATGTGATGAAGCCGATTAAGAAGGATCGTTTCCAGCAGACGTTAAGCCGGGTAAGGGAAAGATTGAATTTGAAACGGGAGCAAAAGGGCAGGGATACGAATACACCTCTCATTTGTTGTTTTAATCAGATACAATTCAAGATGCCTGGTCAAGAGGCGCAAACGGCTAAGTGGCGTACAAGTAAGGCCCAAGAGCTTTTCGCCTATTTGCTTCATCACCGCAATCAGATTATCCATCGCAGTACCTTGCTTGAGCTGTTATGGCCAGAGCTGGAAGAGGACAAGACGGTGCATCAGCTCTATACCGCAATGTACCATGTACGCCAAACCCTCAAAGCCTATCATATGGATATGGTGACGATCCAGAGTGGACATCTGGAAGCAGGTTACCGTCTGGAATTAGGCGAAGTTCAGTTAGATAGTGAGCGGTGGGAACAGGAAGTGAAGCAGTGGAAGAGTGTGGACTCCAGTACAGTGGATGCTTATGAGCATGTGCTAGGGTTATACAAAGGCACGTATCTTGGGAACTATGAGTATATGTGGGCAGAGCCCGAACGGGAAAGACTGCGGTATCTATGGTTATTCCATATGAGACAACTCATCCATTATTATCAGCAACAAGAGCTGCATGAGAAGGTTATTGAGAATACACGCCGGATACAGCAGCTGCTGCCTGATGAGGAAGAGAGTTATTTTATCCTTATGAAGTTATATGATGAGTTAAATAATGATTATGGTGTAGAAGAGCAATATCGCCTGCTGACGACTAGAATGGAACAGGATCTAGAGATTCCGGTCAGTCAGAATATCAGGGAATGGTATCAGGATTGGAAGCAGGGTTTAACGAAAATTAGAAAATAA